Proteins found in one Deltaproteobacteria bacterium genomic segment:
- the speA gene encoding biosynthetic arginine decarboxylase, giving the protein MRGWTVRDSSELYNVGNWGAGFFTVNDHGHVEVLPRGNGGPGVDLLDLVQDLEQRGLRPPLLVRFSDILAARVQGLCGAFEKAIGEYGYNGKFRGVYPIKVNQQRHVVEEIVQYGAAQGVGLEAGSKPELLIALAVLDTPGALIICNGYKDRAYIETALLAQRLGRTPIIVVDRFREVDLIIKTSKELSIRPHIGVRARLTTKGAGKWVESTGDRSKFGLTAVEMVEAVEALRAAEMLDCLELLHFHIGSQITAIRAHKDALREAGRVFAGLFQMGATPRYVDVGGGLGVDYDGSQTNFHSSMNYSVQEYANDVVASIQEACEKEHIPHPDIVTEAGRAMTAHHSVLIFDVLGVHEMLSGKQPEPVGDGDHKVIKDLAEIWATVSQKNVQEAYHDSLQLKEEAGELFSLGYLDLRGRARVERLFWDCCEKILRIVRELPYVPDDLEPLEKGLADTYYGNFSVFQSAPDHWAVKQLFPVMPIHRLEEKPTRRGIFADLTCDSDGKIDKFIDQRDVKDVLELHPWNGQPYFIGVFLVGAYQEILGDLHNLFGDTDAVHVRLGPDGRYEVEHVVEGDVVTEVLQYVQYDKGTLIEKVRRTIEVAMRAGQISLEDSARLRRHYEQGLQEYTYLSRDE; this is encoded by the coding sequence ATGCGAGGATGGACCGTTCGCGATAGCAGTGAGCTCTATAACGTCGGCAATTGGGGCGCGGGGTTCTTTACGGTCAACGATCATGGCCACGTCGAGGTGCTGCCGCGCGGCAACGGCGGGCCGGGCGTCGACCTGCTCGACCTCGTGCAAGACCTCGAACAGCGTGGCTTGCGCCCCCCGTTGTTGGTGCGCTTCTCCGACATCCTCGCGGCGCGCGTGCAGGGGTTGTGCGGGGCATTCGAGAAGGCGATCGGTGAGTACGGCTACAATGGCAAGTTCCGCGGGGTGTATCCGATCAAGGTCAACCAGCAGCGCCACGTGGTCGAGGAGATCGTCCAGTACGGCGCGGCGCAGGGCGTTGGGCTCGAAGCCGGCAGCAAGCCGGAACTGTTGATCGCGCTGGCGGTCCTCGATACCCCCGGTGCGCTCATCATCTGCAACGGCTACAAGGATCGTGCGTACATCGAAACCGCACTGCTGGCGCAACGACTGGGGCGCACGCCGATCATCGTCGTCGACCGCTTCCGCGAAGTCGACCTCATCATCAAGACCTCGAAGGAGCTGAGCATCCGGCCGCACATCGGCGTGCGGGCGAGGCTGACCACCAAAGGCGCCGGCAAATGGGTCGAGTCGACCGGCGACCGCTCGAAATTCGGTCTCACCGCCGTCGAGATGGTCGAGGCGGTCGAAGCGCTGCGCGCGGCCGAGATGCTCGATTGCCTCGAACTGTTGCACTTCCATATCGGCTCGCAGATCACCGCGATCCGCGCGCACAAGGACGCCCTGCGCGAAGCCGGCCGCGTGTTTGCCGGCCTGTTCCAGATGGGCGCGACGCCGCGCTACGTCGATGTCGGCGGCGGCCTCGGGGTGGACTACGACGGCTCGCAGACCAACTTCCATTCGTCGATGAACTATTCCGTGCAGGAGTACGCCAACGACGTGGTGGCGTCGATTCAGGAGGCGTGCGAGAAGGAGCACATCCCGCACCCCGACATCGTCACCGAAGCCGGCCGCGCGATGACCGCGCATCACTCGGTGCTGATCTTCGATGTGCTCGGCGTTCATGAGATGCTGTCGGGTAAGCAGCCGGAACCGGTGGGCGACGGCGACCACAAGGTGATCAAGGATCTCGCCGAGATTTGGGCGACGGTGTCGCAGAAGAACGTGCAAGAGGCGTATCACGACAGCCTGCAGCTCAAAGAGGAAGCCGGGGAGTTGTTCTCGCTCGGCTACCTCGATCTGCGCGGGCGGGCGCGCGTGGAGCGGCTGTTCTGGGATTGCTGCGAAAAGATTCTTCGCATCGTGCGCGAGCTGCCCTACGTGCCCGATGATTTGGAACCGCTTGAGAAGGGGCTCGCCGACACGTACTACGGCAACTTCTCCGTCTTCCAGTCGGCGCCCGACCATTGGGCGGTGAAGCAACTCTTTCCGGTGATGCCGATCCATCGGCTCGAAGAGAAGCCAACGCGGCGCGGAATCTTTGCCGATCTCACCTGCGATAGCGACGGCAAGATCGACAAGTTCATCGATCAGCGCGACGTGAAAGACGTGCTGGAGTTGCATCCTTGGAACGGCCAGCCGTACTTCATCGGGGTGTTCCTCGTCGGCGCGTATCAGGAGATTCTCGGTGATCTGCACAACCTGTTCGGCGATACCGACGCGGTGCACGTGCGCCTTGGTCCCGACGGGCGCTACGAAGTCGAGCACGTCGTCGAAGGCGACGTGGTCACCGAAGTGCTGCAGTACGTGCAGTACGACAAAGGAACGCTGATCGAGAAGGTACGGCGCACCATCGAGGTGGCGATGCGCGCGGGCCAAATCAGTCTCGAAGACTCCGCCCGCCTGCGCCGGCACTACGAGCAGGGCTTGCAGGAATACACCTACCTCAGCCGCGACGAGTAG
- a CDS encoding ArsR family transcriptional regulator, whose amino-acid sequence MKTVTFTVEPFTEGLKRFKKAFAAARSGRRVAPREIVAFTSLEAVRNFLTRERLGLLRTIRTRQPRSIYELASMAGRDLKNVQEDIRILERHGLVRVAKQARGSRTVKVPQVPFEEIALKIAI is encoded by the coding sequence ATGAAGACCGTCACGTTTACCGTCGAACCGTTCACTGAAGGACTGAAGCGCTTCAAGAAAGCCTTCGCGGCAGCGCGAAGTGGCCGGCGCGTTGCGCCGAGGGAGATCGTCGCTTTTACCAGCCTCGAAGCGGTGCGCAATTTTCTGACGCGCGAACGGCTAGGCTTGCTGCGAACGATCAGAACTCGGCAGCCGCGTTCGATCTATGAGCTGGCCAGCATGGCGGGCCGCGATCTCAAGAACGTGCAAGAGGACATTCGGATTCTGGAGCGACATGGGTTGGTGCGAGTCGCGAAACAGGCGCGGGGCAGCCGCACGGTCAAGGTCCCGCAGGTCCCATTCGAGGAGATCGCGCTGAAAATCGCGATCTAG
- a CDS encoding NADH-quinone oxidoreductase subunit C, with product MGIAPLLPRLLEVFGERIVANHSDCGDETIVIRREDSFETFQQLRDRPEFAFNFLMDETAVDRLGQTPRFDWVCHLVSLQHGYRLRVKVSVPEEDPVVPSLAPLWKSANWMEREMWDMFGIRFSGHPDLRRILMYPEFVGHPLRKDYPVDKRQPLIPERDPIAQDWKFNG from the coding sequence ATGGGAATAGCGCCGCTCCTGCCGCGTCTGCTGGAAGTCTTCGGTGAGCGCATCGTGGCGAATCACAGCGACTGTGGCGACGAGACCATCGTCATCCGCCGCGAGGACAGCTTCGAGACCTTCCAACAACTGCGTGATCGGCCGGAGTTCGCCTTCAACTTCCTCATGGACGAGACGGCGGTGGATCGTCTCGGTCAAACCCCGCGCTTCGACTGGGTGTGTCATCTCGTGTCGCTGCAGCACGGATATCGGCTGCGGGTGAAGGTGAGCGTGCCGGAGGAAGATCCGGTGGTTCCGTCGCTGGCGCCGCTGTGGAAGTCGGCGAACTGGATGGAACGCGAAATGTGGGACATGTTTGGGATCCGTTTCTCCGGTCATCCCGATTTGCGCCGTATTCTCATGTATCCCGAGTTCGTTGGCCACCCGCTGCGCAAGGACTATCCCGTCGATAAGCGCCAGCCGCTCATTCCCGAACGCGATCCGATCGCGCAGGATTGGAAGTTCAATGGCTGA
- a CDS encoding acetyl-CoA carboxylase carboxyltransferase subunit gives MATQSKKKSAATSPVTPTLDNPLADPSPAADPPTEANPTGAYDQTLLQAEELRRRPYTAAGTLQILRQHAKGRMTVWERIDVLQDKDSRPAVLYQNWGRNLDGASIVTAVVKIRGRDVALYGHDFTVRAGSMDATNGRKLANLIYLAGKRGIPLIGMNDSAGAFVPAGIGGLDGYAEAFTALRKISGVVPSIMCMFGFNAGGGAYLPRQGSFMIQPANTFFGLTGPVVVKSALGEDVTPDDLGGPKVHGASGVSDITVADEVAALRTAQRLLGYLPDSSKVAPPFESTSDPMDRRTTEIDTLLRKAFNSPTGFNTPLDVTILIQQVCDHGDYFEIQPDRARNAITAFGRLAGNVVGFVANNSAVASGQIDIDAAYKIARFVRFCSVYNVPVIFMEDTTGFLPGRDQESRGIVQAGRAMLDAIIDLRTPRILLIIRNAFGGAYAAFNSYAVGADIVLALPTTRVAVMGTAGKEYTYKKELQELRASAAQRLDELIAARVKAGSPPKVAAEAAQKEVADWLRAKEAEFNQRYEKELMNPREALSLGSISEIVMPTDLRAVLGRNLEFLLRRYEPGPWQSIQREFH, from the coding sequence ATGGCAACGCAGAGCAAGAAGAAATCAGCGGCGACCAGCCCGGTGACGCCGACGCTGGACAATCCGCTCGCCGACCCAAGCCCGGCGGCGGACCCGCCCACCGAAGCGAACCCCACCGGCGCCTACGACCAGACCCTGCTGCAAGCCGAAGAGCTGCGCCGCCGCCCATACACCGCCGCCGGCACGCTGCAGATTCTCCGCCAGCACGCCAAGGGTCGCATGACCGTGTGGGAGCGCATCGACGTCTTGCAAGACAAAGACTCGCGCCCGGCGGTGCTCTACCAAAACTGGGGTCGCAACCTCGACGGCGCGTCGATCGTCACCGCGGTGGTCAAGATTCGCGGTCGCGATGTTGCGCTCTACGGCCACGACTTTACGGTGCGTGCGGGCTCGATGGACGCGACCAACGGACGCAAGTTGGCCAACCTCATCTACCTAGCCGGAAAGCGCGGCATTCCCTTGATCGGCATGAACGACAGCGCCGGCGCGTTCGTGCCGGCTGGGATCGGCGGCCTCGACGGCTACGCGGAAGCGTTCACCGCGCTGCGCAAGATCAGCGGCGTCGTGCCGAGCATCATGTGCATGTTCGGCTTCAACGCCGGCGGCGGCGCCTACCTGCCGCGCCAGGGCAGTTTCATGATCCAACCGGCGAACACGTTCTTCGGCCTCACCGGCCCGGTGGTGGTCAAGAGCGCGCTGGGCGAAGACGTTACCCCCGACGATCTCGGCGGCCCCAAGGTCCACGGCGCAAGCGGCGTCTCGGATATCACCGTGGCCGACGAAGTGGCCGCGCTGCGCACAGCGCAGCGGTTGCTCGGCTACCTGCCGGACTCCAGCAAGGTGGCGCCGCCGTTCGAGAGCACGTCCGATCCGATGGATCGTCGCACCACCGAAATCGACACCCTGCTGCGTAAGGCGTTCAACTCGCCCACCGGCTTCAACACTCCGCTCGACGTCACCATTCTCATTCAGCAGGTGTGCGACCACGGCGACTACTTCGAAATCCAACCCGACCGAGCGCGCAATGCGATCACCGCATTCGGCCGACTCGCTGGCAACGTGGTCGGCTTCGTCGCCAACAACAGCGCGGTCGCCAGCGGTCAGATCGATATCGATGCAGCCTACAAGATCGCCCGCTTCGTGCGCTTCTGCAGCGTCTACAACGTACCCGTCATCTTCATGGAAGACACCACCGGCTTCCTACCCGGGCGCGATCAAGAGAGCCGCGGTATTGTGCAAGCCGGCCGCGCGATGCTCGACGCTATCATCGATCTGCGCACACCGCGCATCCTGCTCATCATCCGCAACGCCTTCGGCGGTGCGTACGCGGCGTTCAACTCCTACGCCGTCGGCGCCGACATCGTGCTGGCGCTGCCCACCACGCGAGTGGCCGTCATGGGTACTGCGGGCAAGGAGTACACGTACAAGAAGGAGCTGCAGGAACTGCGCGCCAGCGCCGCACAACGACTCGACGAACTCATTGCCGCGCGCGTCAAAGCCGGCAGCCCGCCGAAGGTTGCGGCGGAAGCAGCGCAGAAGGAAGTAGCGGATTGGCTGCGCGCCAAAGAAGCGGAGTTCAACCAACGCTACGAAAAAGAACTGATGAACCCGCGCGAGGCGCTCAGCCTCGGGTCAATTTCGGAGATCGTGATGCCGACCGATCTGCGGGCCGTGCTGGGACGCAACCTCGAGTTCCTGCTCCGCCGTTACGAACCCGGTCCCTGGCAGTCGATCCAGCGGGAGTTTCATTGA
- the ndhC gene encoding NADH-quinone oxidoreductase subunit A, with protein sequence MTAEYLPVLVTFALAGTVVVVMILLGKLLGPKSHNAIRLETFECGNESSGPAWGRFSVKFYMTAILFIVFDIEVVFMYPWAVLFRRLGWFGFGEMLMFIGILGLGLLYVWRKGALEWE encoded by the coding sequence ATGACTGCTGAATATCTCCCAGTGCTGGTGACGTTCGCGCTCGCGGGGACGGTCGTAGTCGTGATGATTCTGCTCGGCAAGCTGTTGGGGCCGAAGAGTCACAATGCGATCCGGCTCGAGACTTTCGAATGCGGCAACGAATCCAGCGGCCCGGCGTGGGGGCGCTTCTCGGTGAAATTCTACATGACCGCCATCCTCTTCATCGTCTTCGATATCGAGGTGGTGTTCATGTACCCGTGGGCAGTGTTGTTCCGGCGCCTCGGCTGGTTCGGCTTCGGCGAGATGCTGATGTTCATCGGCATCCTCGGATTGGGTTTGCTCTACGTGTGGCGGAAGGGGGCGCTCGAATGGGAATAG
- a CDS encoding DUF2029 domain-containing protein: protein MTTRAATPVTTRAATPVTTRAAIREPRLRATVRRWWLVPVLVAYVGLGLRTEAQFLAVKPLPRFLLQDFRLYERALGDAQNGRDPYAIRDIGAAFLYPPPSLLIVQAFAPIAPLVFQAVVFAAINTVLLSVAISMLAARAGYRSRTVWWWYVLALGFAPYLELLHIGQINVVTLSMLCFALYWESSRPLVAGASLALAIATKVTPAALLGYFAINRNRRNRGVIAGAAVALFALSAITIAAYGIQPFVTYGEAFRALTNEFPLGANSQSFVAKLIQYNWIGGGSAATVQRVLTVYVAVMWMVSAFAAQRTRDTEPLLIVVIFGMTLLPNVLWYHHYVFLLPAVFVWMGWSRLRLPVVLWCIAGLALIQIDRRFTCGLLVHAFGHASILAIVVWQAVQAMNNRGRSRGSGAEASE from the coding sequence GTGACAACCCGCGCCGCGACTCCGGTGACAACCCGCGCCGCGACACCGGTGACGACCCGCGCCGCGATTCGTGAGCCACGCCTGCGTGCGACCGTGCGGCGATGGTGGTTGGTCCCGGTCCTCGTCGCCTACGTTGGGCTCGGACTGCGGACCGAAGCGCAGTTTCTCGCGGTCAAGCCGCTGCCGCGTTTTCTGCTGCAGGACTTTCGTCTCTACGAACGGGCGCTCGGTGACGCGCAGAACGGACGCGATCCCTACGCGATCCGCGACATCGGCGCGGCGTTCCTGTATCCGCCGCCGTCGCTGCTGATCGTGCAAGCGTTCGCGCCGATCGCGCCGCTGGTCTTCCAGGCGGTGGTGTTTGCGGCCATCAACACCGTACTGTTGAGCGTGGCGATCAGCATGCTGGCGGCGCGCGCCGGATACCGGTCGCGAACCGTGTGGTGGTGGTACGTGCTGGCGTTGGGGTTCGCTCCCTATCTGGAGTTGCTGCACATCGGCCAGATCAACGTGGTCACCCTGTCCATGCTGTGCTTCGCGCTGTACTGGGAGTCGTCGCGACCCCTGGTTGCGGGTGCATCGCTGGCGCTTGCCATCGCGACGAAGGTGACGCCCGCCGCGCTCCTCGGCTACTTCGCGATCAATCGCAATCGCCGCAATCGGGGGGTGATCGCCGGCGCCGCCGTCGCGCTGTTCGCACTGAGCGCAATCACGATCGCAGCCTATGGCATTCAACCGTTCGTGACTTACGGCGAAGCGTTTCGCGCGCTGACCAACGAGTTTCCGCTCGGGGCCAACTCACAATCGTTCGTGGCCAAGTTGATTCAGTACAACTGGATTGGCGGAGGGAGTGCCGCAACGGTGCAGCGCGTACTGACGGTCTACGTCGCGGTGATGTGGATGGTGAGCGCGTTCGCCGCGCAGCGGACGCGCGATACCGAGCCGCTGCTCATTGTAGTGATCTTCGGGATGACGCTACTGCCCAACGTGCTCTGGTATCATCACTACGTGTTCCTGCTGCCGGCGGTGTTCGTGTGGATGGGCTGGAGCCGATTGCGTCTGCCAGTGGTGTTGTGGTGCATCGCCGGCCTCGCGCTGATTCAGATCGACCGGCGTTTCACGTGCGGCCTGCTGGTCCACGCCTTCGGCCACGCCTCGATCTTGGCGATCGTCGTCTGGCAGGCAGTGCAAGCAATGAACAATCGCGGCCGCTCGCGCGGTTCTGGCGCCGAGGCTTCAGAGTAG
- a CDS encoding trypsin-like peptidase domain-containing protein, whose protein sequence is MLSARALVTLIVLANAATAAVAAEVSRRTPVVEAVEKVSPAVVNISTEQVVEQRSSPFGNLRDPFFEEFFRDFGESRRGRITKTSLGSGVIIRPDGYILTNQHVILQGSRIHVTLAGEREFEATLVGADSDSDLAILKVKSADDLPHVAMGRSDDLMVGETVIAIGNPFGLSHSVTTGVLSAIDRTLQTEGQTYYDFLQTDASINPGNSGGPLLNLNGELIGINTAIYQKAQGIGFAIPVDRARRIVNDLISFGEVQVPWVGALVQNLTPELAHHFGVRRGVLVRGVETDSPASRAGLERGDLIVALDGHEVRSSDEYEQRVRDHTADSQLRFNLTRDGAERTVTVQASQYPLDRADDLAWQLLGVQVHEARDGMAVRRVRPGSSAARIGMAPGDYLVGLGGVAFKDLAGFRKKMIEVRQSQSVLLSVQRGHRIYNVMVPLGERDA, encoded by the coding sequence ATGCTCTCTGCGCGCGCACTCGTCACCCTGATCGTTCTCGCCAATGCTGCAACCGCCGCTGTCGCCGCCGAAGTTTCGCGCCGCACGCCCGTCGTCGAGGCGGTCGAGAAGGTCAGCCCGGCGGTGGTGAACATCTCCACCGAACAGGTCGTCGAGCAACGCAGCAGCCCGTTCGGGAACCTTCGCGATCCGTTCTTCGAAGAATTTTTCCGCGACTTCGGCGAGTCGCGCCGCGGGCGCATCACTAAGACCAGCCTCGGTTCAGGCGTCATCATCCGACCCGACGGCTACATCCTCACCAACCAACACGTGATCCTGCAAGGCAGCCGCATCCACGTCACCCTCGCCGGCGAGCGCGAGTTCGAGGCGACGCTGGTCGGTGCCGATTCGGATTCGGACCTCGCCATCCTTAAAGTGAAGAGCGCGGACGATCTGCCGCATGTCGCGATGGGACGCTCGGACGATCTGATGGTCGGCGAAACCGTGATCGCCATCGGCAACCCGTTCGGCCTATCGCACTCGGTCACCACCGGTGTGCTGAGCGCCATCGACCGCACGCTGCAAACGGAAGGGCAAACGTACTACGACTTCCTGCAAACCGACGCGTCGATCAATCCGGGCAATTCGGGCGGCCCGCTGCTCAACCTCAATGGCGAATTGATCGGTATCAACACCGCGATCTATCAGAAGGCGCAAGGCATCGGCTTCGCGATTCCGGTCGATCGCGCCCGCCGCATCGTCAACGACCTGATCAGCTTCGGCGAAGTGCAAGTGCCGTGGGTGGGAGCCCTCGTGCAAAACCTGACGCCCGAGTTGGCGCACCACTTCGGCGTCCGCCGCGGCGTGCTGGTGCGCGGCGTCGAAACCGACAGCCCAGCCAGCCGCGCCGGACTCGAGCGTGGCGATCTCATAGTGGCGCTCGATGGCCACGAGGTCCGCTCCAGCGACGAGTACGAACAACGCGTGCGCGACCACACCGCCGACAGTCAGCTCCGCTTCAACCTCACGCGCGACGGTGCCGAGCGCACGGTCACGGTGCAGGCGAGTCAGTATCCGCTCGACCGCGCCGACGATCTCGCTTGGCAACTGCTCGGCGTGCAAGTGCACGAAGCGCGCGACGGCATGGCCGTGCGCCGCGTCCGGCCAGGCAGCAGCGCCGCCCGCATCGGCATGGCGCCAGGCGACTACCTCGTCGGCCTCGGCGGCGTTGCGTTCAAAGACCTCGCCGGGTTTCGCAAGAAGATGATCGAAGTGCGCCAGTCACAGAGCGTGCTGCTCAGCGTCCAGCGCGGCCATCGCATCTACAACGTCATGGTGCCGCTCGGCGAACGCGACGCGTAG
- a CDS encoding biotin carboxylase: protein MLPPKHDPTTRNPAIHRDRRLGQSPSEWIRSFACDDMGVLIVCRGPIRKEAIDVFREMGMTNVGILISERDSIVFPRALSPELRIMDPKNVHPIPDYTGTTKEEREQRIAQMIAICREHGYRYIFAGYGFMAEDASFVRALEHAGLTFIGPGSHTQEAAGAKDEAKRTAIANQVSVTPGLNNATARTLLRKYPDRAALAKLVKQNGLTVPEVGDQKLALEALADCVLAAAYAKHLDLFTVEELAEQLRAEAEQLIAENPGRRFRLKAIGGGGGKGQRIFSEANVVPGLAREVLNEVKATGVGDNKNMLIELNVEQTRHNEIQILGNGKWCVALGGRDCSLQMHEQKLVEVSITQEGLTAAIAQARAAGDTRKARVLESDLAVLQRMEAEAERFGAAVQLDSVSTFECIVEGAQHYFMEVNTRIQVEHRVSELCYGLRFSNPSDATDCFDVHSLVEVMALVAKHRSRLPKPTRVQRDVAAIEVRLNATDRALNPAAGGVIISWSDPIEGEIRDDQGISIKNPDTDLFMRYRLAGAYDSNVALLLATGDSRRESFARVTEILRRTTLRGIDLATNREFLFGIATWFLSRDVWAKPTTKFVVPYLTLIGELTGEAQAIDFDYAFQQIARQTTAAAGGNDRTVAATGQVIALKETLLERPLALLIEEPHFLSAWLSEHRLAFDIASGRVVWKRNPVEILAATYHLLHLDDQHGEPAAHRIWDHDHQLLTTALSFYAQLAARVPKGMAWAELNDVLRAEAPSFGFDAATWPKVRAAHIGHQLGLEILAVLPMMAAKVDFYGLTLNDDLSVTIPARLLDSSHQEAMRKVLVPPPSTKADEIVAAMGGTYYSQEAPGFPSFVTKGAHFDRGDPLYIIEVMKMFNKVYAQFSGTIDEMLIAESGVVVRKGQPLFKVTPDERIVEEDPNTKHARIRANTDSYLAKLL from the coding sequence ATGCTGCCGCCCAAGCACGATCCGACCACGCGCAACCCGGCGATCCATCGCGACCGCCGGCTGGGTCAATCGCCGTCCGAATGGATTCGTTCATTCGCCTGCGACGACATGGGCGTGCTCATCGTCTGCCGCGGTCCAATTCGCAAAGAAGCGATCGATGTTTTTCGCGAGATGGGGATGACCAACGTCGGCATCTTGATCTCCGAACGCGATAGCATCGTTTTCCCACGCGCGTTGTCGCCGGAACTGCGGATCATGGACCCCAAGAACGTCCATCCGATCCCCGACTACACCGGTACGACCAAGGAAGAACGCGAGCAGCGCATCGCCCAAATGATCGCGATCTGCCGTGAGCACGGCTACCGGTACATCTTCGCAGGTTACGGATTCATGGCCGAGGACGCATCGTTCGTCCGCGCCCTCGAACACGCCGGCCTCACCTTCATCGGACCCGGCTCGCACACGCAGGAAGCGGCTGGTGCGAAGGACGAGGCCAAGCGCACAGCCATCGCGAATCAAGTTTCAGTGACGCCGGGCTTGAACAACGCAACCGCTCGCACGTTGCTCCGCAAGTACCCGGATCGGGCCGCGCTCGCCAAGCTCGTCAAACAGAACGGCCTGACGGTACCGGAGGTGGGCGATCAGAAGCTCGCGCTGGAAGCGCTCGCCGACTGTGTACTCGCCGCCGCCTATGCGAAACATCTCGATCTGTTCACCGTCGAGGAGTTGGCCGAGCAACTCCGCGCCGAGGCCGAGCAGTTGATCGCCGAAAATCCCGGCCGGCGCTTCCGCCTGAAGGCCATCGGAGGCGGCGGCGGCAAAGGCCAGCGGATTTTCTCTGAAGCTAACGTTGTTCCGGGACTCGCACGCGAAGTCCTCAACGAGGTCAAAGCCACCGGCGTCGGCGACAACAAGAACATGCTCATCGAGTTGAACGTTGAGCAGACCCGTCACAACGAGATCCAGATCCTCGGCAACGGCAAGTGGTGCGTGGCGCTTGGCGGACGTGACTGCTCCTTGCAAATGCACGAGCAAAAACTGGTCGAAGTCTCGATCACCCAGGAAGGCCTCACCGCTGCGATCGCGCAGGCGCGCGCCGCGGGCGACACACGCAAGGCGCGCGTGCTGGAGTCCGACCTCGCGGTGCTCCAACGCATGGAAGCGGAAGCCGAGCGGTTCGGCGCCGCCGTCCAGCTTGATTCGGTTTCAACCTTCGAGTGCATCGTCGAAGGCGCGCAGCACTATTTCATGGAGGTCAACACCCGCATCCAGGTCGAGCACCGCGTCTCCGAACTGTGTTACGGGTTGCGCTTCAGCAATCCCAGTGACGCGACCGATTGTTTCGATGTTCACTCGCTGGTGGAGGTCATGGCACTGGTCGCGAAACACAGGTCGCGCCTGCCCAAACCGACACGTGTCCAGCGCGACGTAGCCGCCATCGAGGTCCGTCTCAACGCCACCGATCGCGCGCTCAACCCCGCCGCCGGCGGCGTGATCATCTCGTGGTCCGACCCCATCGAAGGCGAGATTCGCGACGATCAAGGGATCTCGATTAAGAACCCCGACACGGACCTCTTCATGCGCTACCGGTTGGCCGGTGCCTATGACTCCAACGTTGCCCTCCTGCTGGCCACCGGCGACAGCCGCCGCGAAAGTTTCGCGCGCGTCACTGAGATCCTGCGCCGCACGACCTTGCGCGGCATCGATCTCGCCACCAATCGTGAGTTTCTGTTCGGCATCGCCACCTGGTTTCTCAGCCGCGACGTGTGGGCCAAGCCAACGACGAAATTCGTCGTGCCGTATCTCACGCTCATCGGTGAGCTCACCGGCGAAGCGCAAGCAATCGACTTCGACTACGCGTTTCAACAAATCGCGCGCCAGACCACCGCCGCTGCCGGCGGCAACGACCGCACCGTGGCCGCGACCGGCCAAGTCATCGCGCTAAAGGAGACGCTGCTCGAACGACCACTCGCGCTGTTGATCGAGGAGCCGCACTTTCTTTCCGCGTGGCTCAGCGAGCATCGGCTCGCCTTCGACATCGCGAGCGGACGCGTGGTGTGGAAGCGCAATCCGGTCGAAATCCTCGCCGCGACCTATCACTTGCTCCATCTCGACGATCAACACGGCGAACCAGCCGCGCACCGCATTTGGGACCACGATCATCAGCTTTTGACCACCGCCCTCTCCTTCTATGCGCAGCTCGCCGCGCGCGTACCGAAGGGCATGGCGTGGGCGGAACTGAACGACGTGCTGCGCGCCGAGGCGCCGTCATTCGGCTTCGACGCGGCGACGTGGCCGAAGGTGCGGGCGGCGCACATCGGGCACCAACTCGGCCTCGAAATCCTCGCCGTCCTGCCGATGATGGCAGCCAAGGTCGATTTCTATGGGCTCACGCTCAACGACGACCTCAGCGTGACCATCCCGGCGCGCTTGCTCGACTCCTCCCATCAGGAAGCGATGCGCAAAGTACTCGTGCCGCCGCCGAGCACGAAGGCCGACGAGATCGTCGCCGCCATGGGCGGCACCTACTACTCGCAGGAGGCGCCCGGTTTCCCTTCGTTCGTCACCAAAGGCGCGCACTTCGATCGCGGCGATCCGCTCTACATCATCGAAGTGATGAAGATGTTCAACAAAGTCTACGCGCAGTTCTCGGGCACCATCGATGAGATGCTGATCGCCGAGAGCGGCGTCGTCGTGCGCAAAGGCCAGCCGCTCTTCAAGGTCACCCCAGACGAGCGGATCGTCGAAGAAGATCCCAACACCAAGCACGCCCGCATTCGGGCGAACACTGACTCCTATCTCGCCAAGCTACTCTGA